The sequence below is a genomic window from Elusimicrobiota bacterium.
CGGATAAAGTAATATTAGTTGATTTTTATGGTTTCAACATTCATATTGCAGAATATGCTTGCAGGAATAAAATTCCAGCTTATTATTACATTAGTCCGCAAGTATGGGCGTCTAGAAGAAGCAGGATAAATAAATTAGCTAAATATGTTAAAAAAATGCTCGTCATTCTTCCTTTTGAAGAAGAAGTTTACAAAGAAACAGGTTTAGATACAGTTTTTGTAGGACATCCTCTAATTGATATAATAGATCAAAATTTAATTTCAAAACAATCAAATAAGGAAACAATCATAGGATTTTTTCCAGGGAGCAGAAAAAGTGTTATAGAAAGACACTTACCAATACTTGAAAAGACAGCAAAAATTATTAAGAGTAAAATAAATGCAAAATTTAAAATATTTTTGAATAATTCACCTCAAAATGTCATCAAAAGCGATTTTCAAATTGTTAATTCCGACAACTATCTTGAAAGAGCAAAACTTACGTTTGCAATAACAACTTCTGGAACAGTCAGCCTAGAAAATGCTTTATTGGGTATACCCATGGTTGTGTTTTATAAAGTATCTTGGTTTAATTATTGGGTTGCCAAACTGCTTGTTAAGGTCAAATATATAACAATGGCAAATATTCTTTTAGGGGGAGAGTTAATTCCCGAATTTATTCAATCCAGAGCAGATCCACAAATAATTTCCGAAAAAGTGATTTCCATGATAAACGACTCAGAAATGATGAGTAAAACTAAAAATGAATTACTTGGGTTAAGAAAGATATTGGGAAATCCTGGCGTTAGCGATAGAGCAGCAAAAATAATACTTGAAGAATAAAAATCATGAATCATAAAAGACTTATTAAATATTTTATTCCGTTTATACCTCGTTTTGTTTTAGCATCATTTTGCATGGCAATTTTTTCTGCTTTTGCCGGCGCAACGATGTGGTTCATTAAAACTATTTTTGATAAAATATTCATAAGTAAAGACCTTCATATACTTTACTGGGTGGTTATCCTAATTCCTGTTGTTTTTGCAATTAAAGGCATAGCAGGATATGGCCAAAATTATCTTTTATATTATATTACCCAAAATATTATTCGGAAAATAAGGGATGAACTTTATGAAAAAGTTATTACTCTTTCTCATGATTTTTATACAAATACTTCATCAGCAAGAATTATGTCCATAGTTACAAACGATGTAATGCTGCTTCAAAGCGCTATTTTTAGAGTTCCTCTGATGCTTATAAGGGATGGGTTAACAATAATTGTAATGATAGGAATTCTATTTTATCTTCACTGGAAGTTTGCATTAATATCATTAATAATTTTTCCAGTCGCGGGTATACCTTTAAGTCAATTTGCAAGAAAGATGAGAAATGCATCTCGTGAAGGTCAAAAACAAATGGCTGAGCTTAATTTATCGTTGCAGGAAAGTTTAAACGGAATAAATATAATTAAAGTATTTTTGCAAGAAAAAAACGAATTAGAACGCTTTGCAAAAGAAAACTATAAGTATTACCATGCTCAGCAGAAACTAAACAGGGTTGATGCAAGATCAAGCCCAACGATGGAGTTTATCGGTTCTGTGGCAATCGCTTTTGTGCTATGGTATGGGGGAAACGATGTGATAAAAGGAGTATGGTCGTCAGGTGCATTTCTTTCATTTTTAGGAGCGGTTGCAAGCGCATACGCACCCATAAGAAATTTTGCTCAAACAAATACGTTAATCCAACAATCTTTTGCGAGCTCAGAACGGATTTTTGGAATACTTGACCATAAACCCACTGTTATTGAAAATGAAAATGCAATTAAAATCGAAGACTTTAAATCTGAAATACGATATGAAAATGTTATGTTTTCATATATAGCAAAACATGAAGTTATTTCTAATTTAAGTCTTAGCATCAAAAAGGGAGAAATCGTTGCTATTGTAGGCCCTTCGGGTTCCGGAAAAACATCGCTAATAAATCTTCTGCTCAGGTTCTATGATCCTCAACAAGGCAGAATTCTTATAGACGGCCAAGATATAAAAAATATGGAATTTGGATCACTTCGTTCTAAAATTGGGGTTGTTACTCAGGAAGTATTTTTATTCAATGAGTCTGTGAAATTTAATATTGCATATGGAAAAAAAGATGCAGACGAAAATGAAATAATTAAAGCTGCTATAACCGCAAACGCTCATTCATTCATA
It includes:
- the lpxB gene encoding lipid-A-disaccharide synthase codes for the protein MAKNIFISAGDISGDFHAANLSKSIKKIDPKIIITSLGGRNLEQVSDNFLQDICCLSAFGFTAPFKHYFFLRKVFNKIKNIWKNNKPDKVILVDFYGFNIHIAEYACRNKIPAYYYISPQVWASRRSRINKLAKYVKKMLVILPFEEEVYKETGLDTVFVGHPLIDIIDQNLISKQSNKETIIGFFPGSRKSVIERHLPILEKTAKIIKSKINAKFKIFLNNSPQNVIKSDFQIVNSDNYLERAKLTFAITTSGTVSLENALLGIPMVVFYKVSWFNYWVAKLLVKVKYITMANILLGGELIPEFIQSRADPQIISEKVISMINDSEMMSKTKNELLGLRKILGNPGVSDRAAKIILEE
- a CDS encoding ABC transporter ATP-binding protein, with product MNHKRLIKYFIPFIPRFVLASFCMAIFSAFAGATMWFIKTIFDKIFISKDLHILYWVVILIPVVFAIKGIAGYGQNYLLYYITQNIIRKIRDELYEKVITLSHDFYTNTSSARIMSIVTNDVMLLQSAIFRVPLMLIRDGLTIIVMIGILFYLHWKFALISLIIFPVAGIPLSQFARKMRNASREGQKQMAELNLSLQESLNGINIIKVFLQEKNELERFAKENYKYYHAQQKLNRVDARSSPTMEFIGSVAIAFVLWYGGNDVIKGVWSSGAFLSFLGAVASAYAPIRNFAQTNTLIQQSFASSERIFGILDHKPTVIENENAIKIEDFKSEIRYENVMFSYIAKHEVISNLSLSIKKGEIVAIVGPSGSGKTSLINLLLRFYDPQQGRILIDGQDIKNMEFGSLRSKIGVVTQEVFLFNESVKFNIAYGKKDADENEIIKAAITANAHSFIMKMPQGYDSMIGERGIKLSGGERQRISIARAMLKNPPILILDEATSSLDAESEKLVQEAIETLMVNRTVIIIAHRLATVKKADRIIVLDKGIIVEQGNHHELLKNEGVYSRLHNLQLL